The Algoriphagus sanaruensis genome window below encodes:
- a CDS encoding universal stress protein codes for MMNHVFTILCPTDFSECSLNAIEYASRLGEKYQARLVLFHVLNREDYLKISPLDSEGTYQKQFVEEKLKSLQNTVHEECLLNGLQQCSFEIREGKIVKETLEYAKEIQADLIVMGTEGMNDLRINYVGSRTSSLVERSDIDVLIIPRKVYFKAPRKLVYATDYLEEDKLAIQKVIEFAEKFDSEVDMIHISQTHKALDKSLHMTVVEEMKPFIRYDKVNFVLKSYRDELALGLENYLLLSKGDILVTLSRKKDYFDQIFSKNLSKKMSYFLSKPLWVIKTL; via the coding sequence ATGATGAATCACGTTTTTACTATTCTATGTCCGACTGATTTTTCGGAATGTTCGCTCAATGCCATAGAATATGCTTCTCGACTTGGCGAAAAATATCAGGCAAGACTTGTGCTGTTTCATGTGCTAAATAGAGAAGATTATTTAAAGATTTCTCCTTTGGATTCTGAGGGAACTTATCAGAAACAGTTTGTTGAAGAGAAATTGAAAAGTCTTCAAAATACTGTGCATGAAGAATGTCTGTTGAATGGTTTGCAGCAATGTAGCTTTGAAATCAGGGAAGGAAAGATTGTCAAAGAAACGCTTGAGTATGCAAAGGAAATTCAAGCTGATTTGATCGTTATGGGAACCGAAGGGATGAATGACCTGCGAATAAATTATGTAGGAAGTAGGACTAGTAGCTTGGTGGAGCGATCAGATATTGACGTTTTGATCATTCCAAGAAAGGTCTATTTCAAAGCTCCCAGAAAATTGGTCTACGCAACAGACTACCTTGAAGAAGATAAATTAGCTATTCAAAAGGTGATTGAATTTGCAGAAAAGTTTGATTCAGAGGTTGACATGATTCATATTTCACAAACCCATAAAGCATTGGACAAGTCGCTTCACATGACGGTAGTCGAGGAAATGAAGCCATTTATTCGATATGATAAAGTCAATTTCGTATTGAAATCCTATCGCGATGAACTTGCCCTTGGGTTGGAAAATTATCTTCTGTTATCCAAAGGGGATATTCTAGTTACGCTCAGTCGGAAAAAGGACTACTTTGACCAAATCTTTTCAAAAAATCTGTCAAAGAAAATGTCCTATTTCCTTTCCAAACCTCTGTGGGTAATTAAGACTTTGTAG
- a CDS encoding tetratricopeptide repeat protein gives MNFNTGFQLYQDGKFEEALACFDQLIAQNKGQAQLHLYRGRILTRLGKGELALEDFDTIIALEPYNTDYISDRGVVLHLLGRNEEALSELDRAANLDPRNPYRFSSRAFLKDRIGDFQGAIEDYEKAIELDPEDAVAFNNKGLVEEKLGYKDRAKKSFEKADDLVGYKPTESSTGLPPIGSQKDKPSPIQPIPSSNQKKMTSGHFFSTLSSLISNSSERKAFLDFIKGLFKGKSTKS, from the coding sequence ATGAATTTTAATACCGGATTTCAGCTCTATCAGGACGGGAAATTTGAAGAAGCTTTGGCATGTTTTGACCAACTAATCGCACAAAATAAGGGTCAAGCTCAACTTCATCTCTACAGAGGGCGAATTCTTACACGCCTTGGAAAGGGAGAATTGGCCCTTGAGGATTTCGATACCATCATTGCTTTGGAGCCTTACAATACGGATTACATCAGTGATCGAGGGGTGGTCCTCCATTTATTGGGTCGAAATGAGGAAGCACTTTCTGAATTAGACCGTGCCGCAAATCTTGACCCTAGAAATCCCTATCGATTTTCAAGTCGCGCATTTTTAAAAGATCGAATAGGAGATTTTCAAGGAGCAATAGAAGATTACGAAAAGGCGATAGAATTGGATCCTGAAGATGCAGTCGCCTTCAATAATAAGGGGCTTGTCGAAGAAAAGTTGGGCTATAAAGACCGAGCGAAAAAAAGCTTCGAAAAGGCCGATGATTTGGTTGGATATAAACCAACGGAAAGTTCAACAGGCCTACCTCCCATTGGAAGTCAGAAAGATAAACCGAGTCCAATTCAGCCTATCCCTTCATCCAATCAAAAAAAAATGACTTCAGGGCACTTTTTCAGTACCCTAAGCTCATTGATTTCAAATTCTTCAGAAAGGAAGGCGTTTTTAGACTTTATAAAAGGTTTATTCAAAGGGAAATCTACAAAGTCTTAA
- the holA gene encoding DNA polymerase III subunit delta produces the protein MPQSPEAVLKDLKAKKFAPIYFLQGDEPYFIDLITDFIEKNAIPEHERGFNQLVIYGKDSPMSLILGNARKFPMMAERQLVIVKEAQSIPDLGKEDAQKMLTTYLANPLPSTILVFAHKHKKLDGRSALKKELDKRAIFVESEKVKDWKLVDWINDYFKELGHQIEPKASQLLADSIGNNLEVISNEVGKMLINFPEPTKFSADHISKYIGINKEYNNFELSKAIGFKDVIKANQIIHYFIQNPKNHPVIPIFSLLYNYFSKVALIHRLGPMPDNQLASMIGINPYGLKEYQAAARNYKLGKVIEVFTYIKEADLRFKGVDSGSMDEGEILRELVYKILH, from the coding sequence ATGCCTCAATCACCGGAAGCTGTACTCAAGGACCTGAAAGCCAAAAAGTTTGCACCTATTTATTTTTTGCAGGGAGATGAACCCTATTTCATTGATTTGATTACGGATTTTATTGAGAAAAATGCTATCCCAGAGCACGAGCGGGGATTTAATCAATTGGTGATCTATGGGAAAGATTCTCCCATGAGTTTAATTCTTGGGAATGCTCGCAAGTTTCCCATGATGGCTGAACGGCAGCTTGTCATCGTAAAAGAAGCCCAAAGTATTCCTGACCTCGGAAAAGAGGATGCACAAAAAATGTTGACTACCTATTTAGCGAATCCTTTACCTAGTACAATTCTGGTTTTTGCGCATAAGCACAAAAAATTGGATGGGAGAAGTGCCTTAAAAAAGGAGTTGGATAAACGCGCCATTTTTGTGGAGTCCGAGAAGGTTAAGGATTGGAAACTTGTGGATTGGATTAATGACTACTTTAAAGAATTGGGTCATCAAATCGAACCTAAAGCATCTCAGCTTCTCGCCGATTCGATTGGAAATAATCTGGAAGTCATTTCCAATGAGGTAGGGAAGATGTTGATTAATTTTCCAGAACCTACCAAGTTTTCTGCCGATCATATCTCCAAATACATTGGCATCAATAAGGAGTACAACAATTTTGAATTATCTAAGGCAATTGGATTTAAGGATGTAATCAAGGCCAATCAAATCATTCATTATTTCATCCAAAACCCTAAAAATCATCCTGTTATTCCGATTTTTTCACTGCTATACAATTACTTTTCTAAAGTGGCATTGATTCACCGCTTAGGACCAATGCCGGATAATCAGTTGGCATCGATGATTGGGATCAATCCGTATGGTCTTAAAGAATATCAAGCCGCGGCTCGCAACTATAAATTGGGCAAGGTAATTGAGGTATTCACATACATCAAGGAGGCAGATCTTCGTTTCAAAGGAGTGGATTCCGGAAGCATGGACGAAGGTGAAATCCTCCGAGAGCTTGTGTACAAGATTCTACACTGA
- a CDS encoding tetratricopeptide repeat protein — protein sequence MRYYLVLLAGLGWSVDAFSQSTLYQTSSQQALDANLELFDKQLYSAAIFDNTKSLSQSLHAEQSKSAELTRAMAALELESPDGPGLMKAYILDNGNHPTVTSAGLYLGDYFFYKRNYKEAIDAFALINSKSLSDANRADVFFKQGYSHFQLKNYRAAATYFDQAKVLNQTVSPDAYYYSGFIAMEQGQTDKAVSDLQAASKSSFYATKVPYLLTALYYQQGNYDLAINYAEPLLASGQNLDRKESIHLYLAESYYAKKDFSNASKNYDAFINARKGELSREEVYKAGISFFEIGNYLRATDYLKVSASSTDEIGQASSYFLGHAYLKLENYQFASTSFQAASKTSFNKAIQEEALFNYAKTNLQKGSFQIGISVLDDYLETYSSGKYRSEAETLLSEALINTSDYLRAIDQMDKIRTKSSRIQSAYQKVAYYQAMVYYRDQKFKPALAYLDKSQAFPVDRDLLLETHFWKGEVHAADGNLPLAIRSYEAVKAMKPASNHPFLIKTLYGLGYAYFNSQQYPKAEENFQSYTSKLRTQSEKENYADALLRLGDCQYVQKRFADAEGTFSRGINESIEGMDYAYFRLAVVQNFQSKNNEALGNLDRLIAGFPSSLYREDAMFQKGQIYLEELRYREASQAFSDLISTRASSPFVPFALEGRAVANFSLQNYEQTIGDYKQILDQFPNANNSETALKGLQETLALQGRSGEFGEYLAKYKSSNPGSGNVQSLEYEAAKSMYLDKNYAQAARAFENYLKNYPQSAQRIDAIYFAGDAYLQGGDEDRAVTFFKMLEKEPASPQRVRAMQKLGMVELGRKNYTAAIPYLEIASQNARNKVEEAEAVQGLMEANFYSKKFAQAISYADRLTTLDGILPETTPKALLFKAKAQRELNQKPAAETVLMSLVNEYKTIQGAEGLYLLALSFQEKGDFNRSNETVFEFSGPFADYDYWYGKMFLLISDNYLKLGEEFQAKATLESIVDRSTNAEIKAEAEAKLKSLN from the coding sequence ATGCGATACTACCTGGTGCTGCTTGCAGGCCTGGGCTGGAGCGTAGATGCTTTTTCTCAATCTACGCTTTACCAAACCAGTAGCCAACAGGCATTGGATGCAAATTTGGAGTTATTCGATAAGCAGCTGTATTCAGCAGCAATTTTTGATAATACCAAATCCCTTTCCCAATCACTTCACGCAGAACAATCAAAAAGTGCCGAGCTTACTCGTGCAATGGCTGCGTTAGAATTAGAAAGTCCAGATGGACCGGGATTGATGAAGGCCTATATTTTGGATAATGGAAATCATCCTACAGTAACCTCAGCAGGGTTGTATTTAGGTGATTATTTTTTTTATAAGCGAAATTACAAGGAAGCCATCGACGCCTTTGCGTTGATCAATTCCAAATCCTTATCGGATGCAAACCGTGCAGATGTTTTTTTTAAGCAAGGGTATTCCCATTTTCAATTAAAAAATTACCGGGCAGCTGCAACTTATTTTGATCAAGCCAAAGTGCTAAATCAGACCGTAAGTCCTGATGCTTATTATTACAGTGGATTTATTGCTATGGAGCAAGGTCAAACTGACAAGGCTGTAAGTGACCTTCAGGCTGCAAGTAAATCTTCCTTTTATGCGACCAAGGTTCCATATTTACTGACAGCCTTATATTATCAGCAAGGGAATTATGATTTGGCGATCAATTATGCAGAGCCGCTTTTGGCTTCAGGTCAGAATTTAGATCGTAAGGAAAGTATTCATTTGTATTTGGCTGAATCGTATTACGCCAAAAAAGACTTTTCAAACGCATCAAAAAATTACGATGCATTTATCAACGCTCGTAAAGGCGAGCTTTCTCGAGAAGAAGTTTATAAAGCAGGGATTTCATTTTTTGAAATTGGGAATTACCTAAGGGCTACCGATTATTTGAAAGTTTCGGCATCTTCTACGGATGAAATTGGTCAGGCCTCCAGCTATTTTTTAGGACATGCTTACCTCAAATTGGAAAACTATCAATTTGCCTCAACCAGTTTTCAGGCCGCTTCCAAAACTTCCTTTAATAAAGCCATTCAGGAAGAAGCCTTATTTAACTATGCTAAGACAAACCTCCAGAAAGGAAGTTTTCAGATCGGAATTTCTGTTTTAGATGACTATTTGGAAACGTACTCATCCGGAAAATATCGCTCAGAGGCTGAAACGCTTCTTTCTGAAGCCCTGATCAATACCAGTGATTACCTTCGGGCGATTGATCAAATGGATAAAATCCGAACCAAATCTTCTCGGATTCAATCCGCCTACCAAAAGGTCGCCTACTATCAAGCCATGGTGTATTATCGTGACCAGAAGTTTAAGCCAGCTTTGGCTTATTTGGATAAATCTCAGGCATTTCCTGTTGACCGAGATTTGCTTCTTGAGACCCATTTTTGGAAAGGTGAAGTTCATGCAGCAGACGGAAATTTGCCTCTTGCCATACGATCTTATGAGGCTGTAAAAGCGATGAAACCTGCCTCAAATCATCCATTTTTGATCAAAACGCTTTATGGATTAGGCTATGCATATTTCAATTCACAGCAATACCCAAAAGCAGAGGAGAACTTTCAGTCTTATACATCCAAGCTTCGAACTCAATCTGAAAAAGAAAATTATGCAGACGCCCTTCTTCGGTTAGGGGATTGTCAATATGTCCAAAAGCGATTTGCAGATGCCGAAGGGACCTTCTCAAGAGGAATTAATGAATCCATTGAAGGAATGGACTACGCGTATTTCAGGTTGGCAGTAGTTCAAAATTTCCAATCCAAAAACAATGAAGCTTTAGGGAATTTGGATCGATTGATTGCTGGCTTTCCTTCCAGTCTTTATCGAGAAGATGCCATGTTCCAAAAGGGACAGATTTACCTCGAGGAATTACGTTATCGTGAAGCATCTCAAGCTTTTTCAGATTTGATTTCTACACGTGCCAGTTCCCCGTTTGTTCCTTTTGCCCTCGAAGGCAGAGCAGTTGCTAATTTCTCGCTTCAAAATTATGAACAGACTATTGGGGACTATAAACAGATTTTAGATCAGTTTCCAAATGCAAACAACTCGGAAACGGCTCTGAAAGGCTTGCAAGAAACTTTGGCCTTGCAGGGTAGATCCGGAGAGTTTGGAGAATATTTAGCAAAATATAAAAGCTCCAATCCTGGTTCAGGCAATGTTCAAAGTCTAGAATATGAGGCGGCGAAAAGTATGTATCTGGATAAGAACTATGCTCAAGCAGCAAGAGCCTTTGAGAATTACCTGAAAAATTATCCCCAATCAGCACAACGAATTGATGCTATTTACTTCGCAGGCGATGCCTACCTGCAAGGTGGTGATGAGGATAGGGCTGTAACTTTCTTTAAAATGCTGGAGAAAGAACCAGCATCTCCTCAGCGAGTTCGTGCCATGCAAAAATTAGGGATGGTCGAATTGGGACGTAAAAATTACACTGCTGCCATTCCATATTTAGAAATAGCTTCCCAAAATGCTCGAAATAAGGTAGAGGAGGCGGAAGCGGTTCAGGGATTGATGGAGGCAAATTTCTATTCGAAGAAATTTGCTCAGGCGATTTCTTATGCTGACCGATTAACTACTTTGGACGGAATTCTCCCAGAGACCACCCCAAAAGCACTTCTTTTCAAAGCCAAAGCACAGCGTGAACTTAATCAAAAGCCAGCTGCTGAAACAGTTTTGATGTCTTTGGTTAATGAATACAAGACCATTCAAGGAGCTGAGGGATTGTACCTGTTAGCGCTATCATTTCAGGAAAAAGGGGATTTCAATCGATCCAATGAGACTGTTTTTGAATTTTCAGGGCCTTTTGCAGACTACGATTATTGGTATGGAAAAATGTTCCTATTGATCTCGGATAACTACCTCAAACTCGGAGAGGAATTCCAAGCAAAAGCAACTTTGGAGTCAATCGTGGATCGCTCAACCAATGCGGAGATCAAAGCTGAAGCTGAAGCAAAACTTAAATCCCTCAACTAA